From Ignavibacterium sp.:
TACCTTACAAACATCTAATGCTGTTGGTATTTCTCTATTTAACCACAGTCTTTTTCGCTGGATGTGTGGACACGAGTGTGAATCCAATTCCCAGCAGCATCGACTATTCCAGTCAAATGAAGGTTGTTAATCTTGCAACCGGAGCTGGCTCAGCAACTTTGACTCTTAATGGACAGTCTCTAGGAGCAGTTTCATTTGGAGGTGAATTGCCAGGTCCTCAGGCGGCATTTTTAACAATTCCATCGGGAAGCAAAACTCTCGTTGCTTCATTTGATAATGGAAGTTCCAAATCATTCAGATTCTCTGCAACAACTGATTATAAGTTCAGAGCATTTCTCGTAGGTAGTGCAGCAGACACTGCTGGTCCTTCGCTTGTACTTGTTAATCAACGATATATCTGGCAAACAAAAGATTCTGAAAATGGCAAACCATTATTTCCAGCAGATACTGCCTGGATATCCGTATTCAATGGTTCACCGGATATTGTTATAAACAGCATAAAAATTGGAGCTAATGAAAATGAGTTCTCTACTCCATTAGAGACAGGAAAGAACTCTTCATATCTGAAGAATGCATCGGGTAATTTCACAATAGAAATAACTTATAATGATACACAAACTCTTAGCTTCAGCTATGATTTAAGCGCAAAGAGCAGATATACAATCGCTTTGTATGATGAATCTGCTAATTTAAAATATGCTGTTTTACTTGATGACTAATTAAAAAGAAAATAAACAACGGAGGAAAAAATGTTTCCTAAACTTTACAAAATTTTTATACTTCTGATGTTTGCCGTTTCATTTGTCTATGCACAGAATGGAAGAATATCAGGTACAGTTACGGATAAGCAGACTGGTGAACCTCTAATCGGTGCAAACATAATCGTCGTAGGAACAACATTCGGTGCTGCGACAAATGTAAATGGTGAGTACATTATAAATAACATTCCGGCTGGAAACTATACTGTTAAAGCATCCTATATCGGTTATCAGGATGTTACTGTAAGTAATCTATCTGTAAATGCCGGATTAACTACTAGATTAAATTTCGAATTAACTTCTTCACAAATTTCAACAGAAGAAGTTGTAATTATATCTGAAAGACCTCTTATTGAAAAGACCTCAACAAATGCTAAAAGAATTGTTGATAGTGACCGTCTCGAACAACTTGGAATGAGAGGGGTTCAGGAAGTTGTTGCACTTCAACCTGGTGTTGTGCTTCAGAATGGTCGTTTGTTTATCCGTGGTAGCCGACCTGATGAAACGGGATACACAGTTGAAGGTGCTGATGTTAAAGATGTTCTGAACAGAAATGGTGGTTCATTGGTAAATGTAATTCCTGATGCTGTTCAGGAAGTTTCTGTGCAGGCAGGTGGATATACTGCAGAATTTGGTAATGCAAATGCTGGTATAGTCTCATCCGAATTTAAAACCGGAACAAACAATTATCATTTCTCATTCAGATCAGAAACTGACAACTTTGGAAATTATCCCGGCGAGAAATTCCTTGGAACATATTCTTATGGATATTTCAGTAATGTATTTACTGTTAGTGGTCCTACATTTACTGAAAAATTGAAATTCTTCTTGTCAGGTGAAAATACATTCAGCAGAGACAATCCTAAATTTTTTAGCGCTAATCCGGAGAGATTTTCTGACGGTGCGCTATGGGATACCACAAAGGTATTTGATACCGGAGTCTCTGGTGGCAATACAAATGAATATCAGATTCTTAAATGGGGAAATGCTAATTTACCTGGCAACATGAACAACCGTTACACTGCTAACGGTACATTGTTATTCGATAACAATCCATTATTCCTCAGACTAGCCGGTGCTTATTCCAGAACCAAGAGTCAGGGAATGAATAATATTATCAATCTTTTTAATACAGATCGATTAGCAATGACAGATGTTTCAACACTGTTATTGAATTTAAAGGGTACTTATTTATTAGGTGCAAATTCATTTATTGAAGGATTAGTAGGATTTTATGATTATCGTGGCAAAACTTATGACCCTGTATTCGGAGATGATTTCTTAGCATATAGCGATAGTCTCGCTGCATCAAAATTTGGTTGGGTTTACTCTAACTATTTCTCTGATCCTGCTGATTATGATTTCTATGGATTTCCATTCAGCAGACCTGGTGCAGTACTCACAGGATACACAAAAGATCATAACAATTATCTGACAGCTTCACTTGCTTATACCGGTCAGGTTGATATCCATGCTTTGAAGATTGGTGGTTCTTATCAGAGATATACTGTAAGAAGATGGCAGGTTGGAAATCCTGGTAACTTCTTATCAACAGTAAGAAACAATCCGGATCTTGCAAGAGATTCGCTATCAACTTTGATAAGCACTACACTTTTTGCAAACTTCAATAACTATGGATTTGATGTATTTGGAAATGAAACAGATGAAGAAGGCTTATTCGCTCCAAAGCATCCGGTTTTTGCTTCAGCATATATTGTAGATAGAATTGAAATTAGTGACCTCATCATTAATGCAGGATTAAGATTTGACCACATTGATATGGATAGCTGGGCTTGGGTTGATCCGAGATTGCCAGTATTTGATACAAGGACAAACCTTATTCCTGATTCAGCAATAACTAATGGTGATAAATTCAATTTCGTTTCACCAAGATTAGGATTTGCTTTCCCGATTTCTGATAAAACAGTTTTCCATTTACAATATGGAAAATTTGTTCAGGCACCTAGTCTGGATATTGCATATCGTGGAGTGTTTATTGCTGCTCAGCAGTTGAGATCTGCAAACTTGTTTACAAATCCAATTGCATATAATCCAAACCCAATAAGAACTACTCAGTACGAAGTTGGATTTGGTCATCAATTTTCTGAATACGCAGCATTTGATATAACAGCATTTTACAAAGACATCAAAGGTCAAATTCAGTATGCAATAATTCCTACTAGACCCGGTGCATTCAGAGCAAATTATTCTGCATTTGTCAATCAGGACTTTGCTACAACCAAAGGTGTGGAATTAAGCTTAAAGCTAAGAAGAATTTCAAGAGTTAGTGGTTCTATTGATTATACTTTCTCCTCAGCTGAAGGAACAAATTCACTTTC
This genomic window contains:
- a CDS encoding DUF4397 domain-containing protein; the encoded protein is MKIPYKHLMLLVFLYLTTVFFAGCVDTSVNPIPSSIDYSSQMKVVNLATGAGSATLTLNGQSLGAVSFGGELPGPQAAFLTIPSGSKTLVASFDNGSSKSFRFSATTDYKFRAFLVGSAADTAGPSLVLVNQRYIWQTKDSENGKPLFPADTAWISVFNGSPDIVINSIKIGANENEFSTPLETGKNSSYLKNASGNFTIEITYNDTQTLSFSYDLSAKSRYTIALYDESANLKYAVLLDD
- a CDS encoding TonB-dependent receptor; protein product: MFPKLYKIFILLMFAVSFVYAQNGRISGTVTDKQTGEPLIGANIIVVGTTFGAATNVNGEYIINNIPAGNYTVKASYIGYQDVTVSNLSVNAGLTTRLNFELTSSQISTEEVVIISERPLIEKTSTNAKRIVDSDRLEQLGMRGVQEVVALQPGVVLQNGRLFIRGSRPDETGYTVEGADVKDVLNRNGGSLVNVIPDAVQEVSVQAGGYTAEFGNANAGIVSSEFKTGTNNYHFSFRSETDNFGNYPGEKFLGTYSYGYFSNVFTVSGPTFTEKLKFFLSGENTFSRDNPKFFSANPERFSDGALWDTTKVFDTGVSGGNTNEYQILKWGNANLPGNMNNRYTANGTLLFDNNPLFLRLAGAYSRTKSQGMNNIINLFNTDRLAMTDVSTLLLNLKGTYLLGANSFIEGLVGFYDYRGKTYDPVFGDDFLAYSDSLAASKFGWVYSNYFSDPADYDFYGFPFSRPGAVLTGYTKDHNNYLTASLAYTGQVDIHALKIGGSYQRYTVRRWQVGNPGNFLSTVRNNPDLARDSLSTLISTTLFANFNNYGFDVFGNETDEEGLFAPKHPVFASAYIVDRIEISDLIINAGLRFDHIDMDSWAWVDPRLPVFDTRTNLIPDSAITNGDKFNFVSPRLGFAFPISDKTVFHLQYGKFVQAPSLDIAYRGVFIAAQQLRSANLFTNPIAYNPNPIRTTQYEVGFGHQFSEYAAFDITAFYKDIKGQIQYAIIPTRPGAFRANYSAFVNQDFATTKGVELSLKLRRISRVSGSIDYTFSSAEGTNSLSNSGLGSTEVNRNVPTVLIPLDYNQTHRGSIFLDYRFDKDDGGPILERLGLNMLLTFNSGHPFTYSQWTGLGQSSAWTGGLTPIGTGDTRGRRPIGPINSAKTPWVYNIDLRIDKTVTIYNLDVNFYIQVFNLLNTKSVINVYDKTGNAYDDGFLSTTDAQTLIQGDPGRYERFADLYRAINLENRQAAYAVYGYDLFGAPRQLRVGVWINY